From Alteromonas australica, one genomic window encodes:
- a CDS encoding M20 metallopeptidase family protein, protein MHKKIISLTLLAFSTLSFAQDKVEDLVSHVEPDVIKWRHHFHEFPELSNREFNTAKYIADYLNSLGFDVQTGVAKTGVIAILDSGKPGPVVALRADMDGLPVKEQSNLPYRSEQMGEYNGNEVPVMHACGHDTHMAMLMGAAKVLSELKGELKGKVKFIFQPAEEGAPAGEAGGAELMVKEGVLKNPDVDAIFGLHISSNADVGTIRYNSGGTMAAVDPFKIVIHGKQAHGAYPWKSVDPVVTAAQMIMSLQTIVSREIKLIDDAAVVTVGSIHGGNRSNIIPDSVELVGTIRTLNSAAREHIYDAMARKVKGIADSMGAKATLTLPLDFSYPITYNDPDLTQSMLPTMQRTAGVENTILSKPVTGAEDFSFFQEKVPGLYVWVGGKPLDVPEEESPAHHTPEFYVDDEGLKLGVELLTNFTLDYMAMH, encoded by the coding sequence ATGCATAAAAAAATTATATCACTGACTTTATTAGCTTTTTCTACGCTTTCATTCGCTCAAGATAAGGTCGAAGACCTTGTTTCTCATGTTGAGCCTGACGTCATTAAGTGGCGACACCACTTTCATGAATTTCCTGAATTATCTAATCGAGAATTCAATACAGCCAAGTATATCGCTGACTACCTAAACTCACTGGGTTTTGACGTTCAAACCGGCGTCGCCAAAACTGGTGTTATTGCTATTTTAGACAGCGGAAAACCTGGCCCGGTGGTGGCCTTAAGAGCTGATATGGATGGCTTGCCGGTAAAAGAGCAAAGCAATTTGCCTTACCGCTCTGAGCAAATGGGCGAATACAATGGCAACGAAGTCCCTGTTATGCATGCCTGCGGGCATGATACGCACATGGCCATGCTAATGGGAGCGGCAAAAGTGTTAAGCGAATTGAAGGGTGAGCTCAAAGGTAAAGTGAAGTTTATTTTTCAGCCAGCTGAAGAAGGTGCACCAGCGGGAGAAGCGGGTGGGGCAGAGTTGATGGTAAAAGAAGGGGTGCTTAAGAACCCTGACGTGGATGCGATATTCGGTCTTCACATTAGCTCTAATGCCGATGTGGGCACAATTCGCTATAATTCAGGCGGTACCATGGCGGCGGTAGATCCATTTAAAATCGTGATTCATGGCAAGCAAGCGCACGGGGCCTATCCGTGGAAGAGCGTCGACCCTGTGGTCACTGCAGCCCAAATGATCATGTCGTTACAAACCATTGTTAGTCGTGAAATAAAGCTCATCGATGATGCCGCGGTTGTCACAGTGGGTTCCATTCACGGCGGCAACCGCTCAAATATCATTCCTGATTCTGTGGAGCTTGTAGGCACCATTCGTACACTAAACAGTGCTGCGAGAGAGCATATCTATGACGCCATGGCGCGCAAAGTGAAGGGTATTGCCGACAGTATGGGCGCAAAAGCAACGCTGACGCTGCCATTAGATTTTTCATACCCCATTACCTATAACGACCCTGATTTAACACAGTCGATGCTGCCTACCATGCAACGCACAGCCGGTGTTGAAAACACCATTTTGTCGAAGCCTGTGACAGGAGCCGAAGATTTTTCTTTTTTCCAAGAAAAGGTACCTGGGCTATACGTATGGGTAGGCGGCAAGCCTCTTGATGTGCCTGAAGAAGAAAGTCCTGCTCATCATACGCCAGAGTTTTATGTGGATGATGAAGGGTTGAAGTTAGGCGTGGAACTACTCACCAACTTCACCCTTGATTACATGGCGATGCACTAA